One window from the genome of Cryptomeria japonica chromosome 6, Sugi_1.0, whole genome shotgun sequence encodes:
- the LOC131056564 gene encoding 2S albumin-like cysteine protease inhibitor: MKQQSTKWVAMGVLVLISFTVAVAECEEKNQGRQQQCDPQRLSECRNFMRGQSKYGQGQQGQPPRRCCEELRQMPQQCRCDAIQRVLDQEQGEGEEEGEYLNQQGGGQGRERQQEILERARELPSRCNTSPRRCNIQRRGIFMRGNIW, encoded by the exons ATGAAGCAGCAATCGACGAAATGGGTGGCGATGGGCGTGTTAGTCCTCATCTCCTTCACAGTGGCAGTGGCAGAGTGCGAGGAGAAGAACCAGGGGAGGCAGCAACAGTGTGACCCGCAGCGGCTGTCTGAGTGCAGAAATTTCATGAGAGGGCAGTCTAAGTACGGGCAGGGGCAGCAGGGGCAGCCCCCACGCAGGTGCTGCGAAGAGCTGCGGCAGATGCCTCAGCAGTGCCGTTGCGACGCCATTCAGCGAGTGCTCGACCAAGagcagggagagggagaggaagagggagaataCTTGAACCAGCAGGGAGGTGGGCAAGGGCGAGAACGCCAACAAGAAATATTGGAGAGAGCCAGAGAACTCCCTTCTCGTTGCAACACTTCACCACGCCGCTGCAACATTCAACGACGCG GCATTTTCATGCGAGGAAATATTTGGTAG